AGATGACAATGGCTTCTGACGATTTATGGAGATCGGCACATCAGTTCATACTTGTCGAAAGCAATAATATAATCGGAAAGCTCCCGGTTGAAAGAGTGCTTATCGGAAGAAGACTCCTTGACAAATCGAGAGAAGCACTTAAAAGGATTTTTTATCTCTCCTATTCGTGGCGTATGACATCAGACTCCAGGTACCTTCACAGAGCGGAGAAGGAAATGCTGGCTGTTGCAGCTTTCAGTGACTGGAATCCATCTCATTTCCTGGATGTTGCTGAAATGACTATGGCTGTCTCTATTGGTTATGACTGGTGTTACAATGGATTAACCGAAGAATCGCGAAAGATAATTAAGAATGCTATTCTGGAAAAAGGACTGAAGCCATCTCTTGATTCAAAAAATAACAGCTGGCTGAAGGCCACTCATAACTGGAACCAGGTTTGCAATGCAGGTATGACATTCGGGGCTCTAGCAATATATGATGAAGAGAAAGAACTTGCCGGAAGCATTATCGACAGGGCAATTTCTTCAATTAAACTGCCGATGGAAGATTATCAGCCCGATGGTGCATACCCAGAAGGTTACGGATACTGGGGATATGGTACCAGCTTTAATATAATGTTTCTCAGCGCTATGGAGAAAGCATTCGGGAGTGAGTATGGACTTACAATAAATGAAGGATTTTTCAAAACAGCAGAATACCTTGAGAATATGACCGGCCCAACAGGCAACTCATTCAATTATTCTGATGCCGGATCAGGCGGGGGTCTTCAGCCTTCTATGTTTTGGCTTGCAAACAGGCTTAGCGATCCGACTCTTCTATGGTCGGAAAGATACATGCTTCAGAATAAGAGTCTTCCGAATGACCGGCTGCTTCCTGCAATTATGATCTGGAGCGCAGGAATGTCTGTTAATGAAATTACACCTCCTGCAAAAAAATTATGGGTAGGCCAGGGCAAAAATCCTGTTGCCCTTATGCGATCATCCTGGACTGAAAAAGATGCTGTGTATGTGGCAATAAAAGGAGGATCTCCTTCGGTAAATCACGGACATATGGATGTCGGATCCTTTGTAATGGAGGCACTGGGCGAGAGGTGGGCTATGGATTTTGGTATGCAGGATTATAACTCACTTGAGACTGCAGGCGTTGACCTCTGGAATATGAAGCAGAACTCACAGCGCTGGGAGGTTTTCAGATATAATAATCTGGCTCATAACACACTTACAGTCAATAATCAGCTGCAGGTTGTCGGAGGGTACGCAAAGATAACATCATCCTCAGAGTCTGCAGGAATGATTAATGCTATTACAGACATTTCTTCAGTTTACTCCGGAATACTAACTAAAGCCATAAGAGGAATTGCAATTGTTGACAACAGTTATGTTACGGTCAGGGATGAAGTTGAAACCTCAAATGCGGAAACTGTAATCCGCTGGAACATGGTTACTTCGGCTGCTGTTAACATAACTGATAATAATACTGCAGTCCTGACTAAAAACGGGAAGAAACTAGAACTAAAAGTAAAAGCACCGGCTTCAGTAACAATGAAAACCTGGAGCACAGTGCCTTCACATAGCTATGATGCTGCAAATCCCGGGACTATAATGGTAGGATTTGAAGTTACTGTTCCTGCCAATACAAAAGCATCACTGACAGTGCTTTTGCTGCCTCAGGGTTCTGTTGAGAATAGCCAAATAACTAACATGACACTGGAAAACTGGCCAAAATAGCGAACACCTCCACCCCTGCCTACCGGCAGGCAGGCTGCCCCCTACTCCCGGGAGAGAAGGGGGTAGTGGACAAACAAATAGAAAATTATTACTATTTTTATGAATAATTACATAAAATCCAGCATATGAACAGAAGAAAAATGATAGGAAGTGTCGCCGGTGCAGCTGTAGTAACAGCAGCAACACCATTTAACAGTGTATTTGCAGGTACAACTGATAATGCAGCCCCTCTTAAAGGCAATATCCGTCATTCGGTGAGCCAGTGGTGCTATGGAGATATTCCCCTGGAAGACTTCGCCAAAGCATGTAAAGAGATGGGCATTGAGTCCATTGAACTTCTGAAAGAAGCCGACTGGGCAATTGTCGGAAAACACGGACTTAAATGTGCTGTGGGATATGCCACGGACTGGGGTATTCCAAAAGGCTTCAACCGTGTTGCCAATCATGAAAAGCTTATCGCCGATTTCGAGGCAATGATACCAAAAGCAGCTGCAGCAGGTGTTCCGAACCTTATCTGTTTTTCAGGTAACCGTGAAGGCCAGAATGACCAGGAAGGAATGATAAATTGTGCAAAAGGCTTGCGCAAACTGATGCCAACGGCTGAGAAACACGGAGTTACAATCATTATGGAGCTCCTGAACAGTTATGGACATAAAGACTACCAGTGCGATAAGACCACCTGGGGGTCGGCTCTCTGTGAAATGGTCGGATCTGACAGGTTCAAACTGCTCTATGACATTTACCACATGCAGCTGATGGAAGGTAATGTTATTGATACAATAAAAAAATACATTCCTTACATCGGACATATACATACCGGAGGCGTGCCGGGAAGAAATGAACTGGACGAAACACAGGAGCTTTACTATCCTGCTATTATGCAGGCTATTGTAAAAACCGGTTATAAAGGATTTGTGGGGCAGGAATTTGTACCAAAGGATAAGGATAAACTGGCATCGCTTAAAAAGTGCATCCAGATCTGTGACGTCTAGGATGAGAGTACATTTTATCGCAGTCGGCGGCGCAGTGATGCACAACCTGGCAATTGCTTTGCACAAAAAGGGATATCGGGTTACCGGTTCTGATGATGAGATATTTGAACCATCACTCTCCAGACTCAAACAGTATGGTTTGCTTCCGGAGAAGTATGGATGGGACCCCGGCAATATCACTGCAGATATTGATGCAATTATACTCGGCATGCATGCCAGGGCAGATAATCCCGAGCTGCTCAGGTCTAAAGATCTGGGACTGAAAATTATGTCATTCCCCGAATACCTGTTTGAACAGACAAAAAACAAAAAACGGGTTGTCGTTGCCGGCAGTCACGGTAAAACCACTACCACTGCAATGATAATGCATGTGCTGAGATTCCTGAACATCAAATTCGATTACATGGTAGGCTCGGGAATTGACGGATTTGAAACTATGGTTGGATTGTCAGAGGAAGCAGAAATAGCTGTATTTGAAGGTGATGAGTATCTGACATCAGCTCTTGACAGAAGGCCAAAGTTCCATCTATACATGCCTGATATAGCCATTATAAATGGTATTGCCTGGGATCACAAAAATGTGTTTCCCACGTTCGACAATTACATAGAACAGTTCAGGGTATTTGTTAATAAAATAACACCGGGAGGAACCCTGATATATTTTGCTGAAGATCCTGAAGTAAATAAAATTGCAGAGGAATCAACAGGTGATTTCATAAAGGTCCCATATAAAGTCCATGGATATTTTCAGAACAAAACAGGATTCTACGGAGCTACTCATAACCGGGTTGTACCTCTGAAAATATTCGGTGAACATAATATGCAGAACCTTTCTGCCGCAAAGCAGGCCTGCCTTTCAGTCGGGGTGGCAGAGGATGATTTTTATACAGCTATTCAAAGCTTTGAAGGCACATCAAAAAGACTTCAGAAAATTAAAGAAACCGGGAGCGGGATTATCTATCTCGATTTTGCCCATTCACCATCCAAAGTAAAAGCTACAGTTGAAGCGGTAGCAGCAAGGTATCCGGGACGCGAAATAATTGCATGTCTTGAATTGCATACATACTCAAGTCTTAGCGACGACTTTCTCCCTCTGTATGAAGGAACCCTGAAAAGTGCCACGAAAGCATATGTATATTTCAACCCTCATGCAATCGCTTTGAAAAAGCTCAAACCGATTGGAAAGGAAAATGTAAGAAATGCATTTGGAGGTGAGAATATTCTGGTATTTGATAATTCACAGGATTTGTTTAAACAGATTAATAATCAGCATTATAACAACCCGGTATATCTTTTCATGAGTTCAGGGGATTTTGATGGATTTGATTTAAAAACTATAATATAATTTTTTACCACAAAGGACACGAAGGTTCTCACAAAGGTACACAAAGGTTAAAAATTGATTATATCTGGATTTTTACCTTAAAATATTTTGCAGATCAAAAAAAACATCTTTTCTTTGCATCCGCATTTTAAAGTTCTTTGCACGGTCCATTCGTCTAGTGGTTAGGACGTCAGGTTTTCATCCTGGTAACAGGGGTTCGATTCCCCTATGGACTACAAATTTTTAATTAGTTAGCAGTTAATTCATACAGTAGCATGGCAAATCATAAGTCGTCCGAAAAAAGGATAAGGCAGACCGAGGTAAAGAAAGACAGTAATAAATATTACGCAAAAACTACCCGTAATGCTCTTAAGACACTTCGCAGTTCAACGAACAAAGAAGAGGCTGCAACATTGCTTCCTAAATTAACTTCTATGCTCGATAAGCTTGCGAAAAAGAATATTATTCACAAGAAAAAGGCATCAAACCTTAAGTCCTCACTTGTAAAGCACGTAAATAGCTTATAATATTTCTGACATTATAAATCAAAAGGCTGTATCGGAAGGTATAGCCTTTTTTGTTTTACTCATTTCTCACGACTAACGACTCACGGCACACGACAAACGGAAATCCGGTCATTCTTCCCTGCGTCGTGCGTCCTGAGTCGTGTGTCTTAAGTCATGTGCTCTTTTGTTTATTTATATCATTTGATTAAATTGCAGTTGCATTTCTAATTTCGTGCTGCATGTCAATTAAAATCACCGACTGGGCTGTTGAGGACAGACCCAGGGAAAAGCTCATTCAGAAAGGGACTTCCAGTCTGAGCGATGCCGAACTGCTTGGCATATTAATCAGTTCAGGCACAAAGGATAAATCGGCAGTTGATCTTGGCCGGGAGCTGCTGACTCTTGCAAATAATAATCTCAACAGCCTGGGAAAGCTTACAATTGCCGATCTCAGGAAGCTTCATGGTATAGGTACTGCAAGAGCAGTTACCATAGCAGCTGCTCTTGAGCTTGGAAGAAGGCGAAAACTTGCAGAGTCCCCGGAGGTTGCTCAGATCAAATGTTCCAA
This genomic stretch from Bacteroidales bacterium harbors:
- a CDS encoding heparinase II/III family protein, which gives rise to MKPDFLALKLTAIMWIISLTACAQNEKSSITGPLPGHPRIMLLEGDEAAIKMTMASDDLWRSAHQFILVESNNIIGKLPVERVLIGRRLLDKSREALKRIFYLSYSWRMTSDSRYLHRAEKEMLAVAAFSDWNPSHFLDVAEMTMAVSIGYDWCYNGLTEESRKIIKNAILEKGLKPSLDSKNNSWLKATHNWNQVCNAGMTFGALAIYDEEKELAGSIIDRAISSIKLPMEDYQPDGAYPEGYGYWGYGTSFNIMFLSAMEKAFGSEYGLTINEGFFKTAEYLENMTGPTGNSFNYSDAGSGGGLQPSMFWLANRLSDPTLLWSERYMLQNKSLPNDRLLPAIMIWSAGMSVNEITPPAKKLWVGQGKNPVALMRSSWTEKDAVYVAIKGGSPSVNHGHMDVGSFVMEALGERWAMDFGMQDYNSLETAGVDLWNMKQNSQRWEVFRYNNLAHNTLTVNNQLQVVGGYAKITSSSESAGMINAITDISSVYSGILTKAIRGIAIVDNSYVTVRDEVETSNAETVIRWNMVTSAAVNITDNNTAVLTKNGKKLELKVKAPASVTMKTWSTVPSHSYDAANPGTIMVGFEVTVPANTKASLTVLLLPQGSVENSQITNMTLENWPK
- a CDS encoding TIM barrel protein produces the protein MNRRKMIGSVAGAAVVTAATPFNSVFAGTTDNAAPLKGNIRHSVSQWCYGDIPLEDFAKACKEMGIESIELLKEADWAIVGKHGLKCAVGYATDWGIPKGFNRVANHEKLIADFEAMIPKAAAAGVPNLICFSGNREGQNDQEGMINCAKGLRKLMPTAEKHGVTIIMELLNSYGHKDYQCDKTTWGSALCEMVGSDRFKLLYDIYHMQLMEGNVIDTIKKYIPYIGHIHTGGVPGRNELDETQELYYPAIMQAIVKTGYKGFVGQEFVPKDKDKLASLKKCIQICDV
- a CDS encoding peptidoglycan synthetase; translation: MRVHFIAVGGAVMHNLAIALHKKGYRVTGSDDEIFEPSLSRLKQYGLLPEKYGWDPGNITADIDAIILGMHARADNPELLRSKDLGLKIMSFPEYLFEQTKNKKRVVVAGSHGKTTTTAMIMHVLRFLNIKFDYMVGSGIDGFETMVGLSEEAEIAVFEGDEYLTSALDRRPKFHLYMPDIAIINGIAWDHKNVFPTFDNYIEQFRVFVNKITPGGTLIYFAEDPEVNKIAEESTGDFIKVPYKVHGYFQNKTGFYGATHNRVVPLKIFGEHNMQNLSAAKQACLSVGVAEDDFYTAIQSFEGTSKRLQKIKETGSGIIYLDFAHSPSKVKATVEAVAARYPGREIIACLELHTYSSLSDDFLPLYEGTLKSATKAYVYFNPHAIALKKLKPIGKENVRNAFGGENILVFDNSQDLFKQINNQHYNNPVYLFMSSGDFDGFDLKTII
- a CDS encoding 30S ribosomal protein S20, with amino-acid sequence MANHKSSEKRIRQTEVKKDSNKYYAKTTRNALKTLRSSTNKEEAATLLPKLTSMLDKLAKKNIIHKKKASNLKSSLVKHVNSL